Genomic DNA from Streptomyces sp. GS7:
CCGCGGCCCGCTGCCGGACACCCCGCCGGGCCCGCCCGCGTCGTTCGCCGAGATGCTCGGCGACGCCATCACGGGCCTGCCGCACGGCCTGCCGGAGCCCCGCCCCGCCCAGGAGCCCGGTGCCGCCCCGGGGCCCGACCCCGACCCGCCCCACGACGTCGATCCGGAGTACGAGAGCGATGACGACCCCGTGACCGACGACGCCCGGGACCCGCACCACCACCCGCCCCTCCCCGCTCCGGGCGGCACCCCGCCGCACAGGGTGCTCAAGTCCCTGCTCGGCGCCTGGGCGCTGGCCGCCTGCTCGCCGGAGGAGACGGCCGCGGTCGAGGAGCATCTGACCGACTGCGCCGCCTGCGCGGAGGAGGCGCTGCGGCTGCGCGACGCGGTGGGGCTGTTGCACCCCGCGGACAGCCTCGATCTCGATCCGCTGCTGCGCTCGCGGGTGCTGGAGGGCTGCCTGGGCCGCCGCCCGGCGCGCATTCCGGTACCGGACTGGGCGACGCCGTACGACGCGGAGACCGCCAAACTGGACGCGCTGCTGCGGGACATGGGCGAGTCGGAGTGGCGGGCGCCGGTGCGGCTGCGCTGGTTCGACGGTGAGCGGCCGGTCGAGCGCGAGACCACGGTCGGCGGGGTCATCGGGCATCTGATGGCGGTGGACGGGCTGGTCGCGACGGCCCTCGGGCTGCCCGATCCGCTGGGTGCCGCGGCCCCGCCGGACACCCCGAGCCCGCGGCGCCGCACCGAGGCGTACTGGCGCAGCGCGGGCGAGGAGACGGGCCCGCTCGGCGTCCACGATCCGTGGCGCGAGCAGAGCCAGGCGCTGACGAGAACGGTCTCCTTCGCCGGCGGCGGCGCCGCCGAACTGAACGTGCCCTACGGCAGGTTCAGCCTCGCCCTGCGCGACTCCTTCCTGGACCGCGCCTTCGAGTGCTGGGTGCACGCCGGCGACATCGCGGAGGCGGTGGACTACCCGTACGAGCCGCCGGCCGCCGGGCATCTGCACCTGCTGGTGGACCTCGCGGCACGGCTGCTGCCGGTCACGCTGGCCGACCGCCGGCGGGCCGGGCTCGCGGCGCCGGCGCAGGGGCTGGTGGCGGCCGGCGCCCCGGGCCGTACGCTCCATCTGGAGGTCGAGGGCAACGGCGGCGGCCACTGGTACATAGCCCTGGACTCCCCGGCGGCGCTCGGTTCGCCGGAGTGCACCGTCGCCCATATCGCCCTGGACAGCGACGAGTTCTGCCAGCTGGCCGCCGGGCACATCTCCCCCGAGGAGACCGCGGTGGGACAGCACGGCGAGCGCGAGGCGATCCGCGACGTGCTGTTCGCGACGGCGGCGCTGTCCCGCCTCTGATCGGCCGGCCGCGGTCCGCACGTGGCGCGGCCCGTCCCCTGGCCGGGTGTTCCCGGGCCTGGGGACGGGCCGCGCCGTCGCGAGGGGGTGCGTCAGGCGAAGACGACCGTGCGGCTTCCGTTGAGCAGCACGCGCCGCTCGCTGTGCCACTTCACGGCGCGCGCCAGCGCCTGGCACTCGACGTCCCGGCCGATCGCCACGAGCTGGTCCGGCGTGACCTCGTGGCCGACGCGCTCGACCTCCTGCTCGATGATCGGGCCCTCGTCGAGGTCCGCGGTGACGTAGTGCGCGGTGGCCCCGATGAGCTTGACCCCGCGGGCGTGCGCCTGGTGGTAGGGGCGGGCGCCCTTGAAGCTCGGGAGGAAGGAGTGGTGGATGTTGATGATGCGGCCGGACAGGGCCTTGCAGAGGTCGTCGGAGAGGACCTGCATGTAGCGGGCGAGCACGACCAGCTCGACGCCCTCCTTCCGCACCAGCTCCAGGAGCTGTGCCTCGGCCGCCGGCTTGGTGTCGCGGGTGACCGGGATGTGGTGGAAGGGGACGTCGTACGAGCCGACCAGCTCGGCGAAGTCGGTGTGGTTGGAGACCACGGCCGCGATCTCGACCGGCAGCGCGCCGATCCGGGAGCGGAACAGCAGGTCGTTCAGGCAGTGCCCGAACTTGGACACCATCAGGACGACCCGCATCTTCTCGTCGGCCCGGTGGATCTGCCAGTCCATCGCGAAGGAGTCGCCGACCGCCGCGAAGCTGGCCCGCAGCTTCTCGACGGTGATCGGCGCCTCCGCGCTGAAGTGGACCCGCATGAAGAACAGCCCGGTGTCCCGGTCGCCGAACTGCTGGCTGTCCTCGATGTTGCAGCCGGTGATGAAGAGATAGCTGGACACGGCGTGCACGATCCCCTGCTTGTCCGGGCAGGACAGGGTGAGGACGTACTGGTCGTTTCGATCGTGCTGACCGGGCTGGGTGGGCTGCGACTCGCTCATGACCTCATAGGGTCGCATATCCGCGGGCCGGGCCGGACCGGGGCGTCCTGGGCACCGGTCACGCCGGGCCCTGCAGAGCGCCGGTCATGACGGCCAGCGCTTCGAGGGAGTGCGGGACGGTGTCCGGATTCTCGCCGTCCGCCACCGCCAGGTGCACATGCGCCTCGCGGGCGGCCCGTACGGCGTCGGGCCAGCCGGGGTGCTCCATGTACGCGGTGACCGGGGCGTCGGCCCCCACCTGGTGCATGATCCGCAGCACCCGCAGCACGGCGGCGTCGACCAGCTGCGCCTCCTGGGCGTCGCGGAAGATCGTGCCGACGTACTTGTCGGCGGACCAGTTGTCCAGCCAGGTGTCCTCGACGAGCCGGTAGACGGCGTCGGTGACGTCTCCGTACCCGGGCCGACCGGGCAGCCAGGTCTGCTGCTGGAAGACGGGGTCGGAGAGCATGTGCAGCGCGGAGCGCACATTGCTGCGCCAGCGCCACCACGGCATGTCAGTGAGTGGCATACCGCCCATGGTGGTCGAGCGGCGCCCGCGACGGGAAGACTTCTCCGAACCTTGCACAGCATTCGATCGTACGTTCCGCCCCGATGATCTCAAGCGGCCCCCCGGAGTTCACCTCTCCGTCACCGTCGGTTACCCGGACGTCACTCGCACGTTCCGGGCAAAGCGGCAGGCTGCCGAGTCATGACCGGTCGGCGACGCCCCTCCCCCCGCCCCTTCCCCCACACCTCCGCGGTCGCCTCCGCAGCGGTGTGCACGGCGGTCGTCGCGTCGCTGCTCTCGGGCTGCGGCTCCGTCCTCGGCGGCGGCTCCGGGGACAAGGAGCCGGTCACGGTGATGACCTGGGCCCCCGAGGGCACCAAGACGACCAACATGCCGGGCATGCCGGCCATGGCGGAGGCGTACGCCCGCTGGGTCAACTCGCACGGCGGGATAGCCGGCCACCCCTTAAAGGTCCTCACCTGCAACGAGCGCAACGACTCGGCGCAGGCCACCCGGTGCGCCCAGCGCGCGGTGGACGCGGGCGCGGTGGCGGTCGTCGGCTCGTACAGCCAGTACGGCCGCTCGTTCATGTCCCCGCTGGAGGTCGCGGGCATCCCGTTCATCGGCGGGTACGGCGCCTCCGACGAGGAGTTCGCCAGCCCGCTCTCGTATCCGGTCAACGGCGGCCAGGCCGCCCTCCTGGCCGGGAACGGGCGCCAGTTGGCCGGCGACTGCAAGCGGGTGGCGCTGGTCCGCCCGGACAGCATCCAGGGCGACCAGATGCCGTCGCTGCTGGACGCCGGGCTGCAGAGCGGCAGCCGCGCCCCGGCCAAGGACGTCAAGGCGCCCGAGGACGGTACCGACTACTCGCCCCAGGTGACCGCCGCCCTGAAGGCGGTGGGCGCGGACCCGGCCGTCTACGGGACGGCCGACGCGGGCGGCGAGGCGACCGGTTCCTGCGTCTCCGCCTCCCTGGGCGACCACACGGACACCTTCTTCGACTCCTTCCGGCGGCTCCAGGAGCAGAGCCCCAAGGTGCGGGTGGCGTCCGTACTGGGCAGCGTCGACCAGTCGACGGTGAACCGCACGGGCGGCGCCTCCGGCCCTCTGGAGGGCGCGGACATCACCGGCTGGTACCCGGTCGCCGGCGATCCGCGCTGGCTGCCGATGCGCCGGGTCATCAACGAGGAAGCCTTCGACGACAGCCGTATCGACCCGGCCGACCAGGGCGTCCAGACGACCTGGATCGCCTACACGGTGCTGAGCGCGGTGATCCGGCAGCTCGACGAGGCGGGTGTCGAGGACATCACCGGGCACGCCCTCCAGACCACCCTGGACCGCGGCGACCGCGCCATCGACACCGGCGGTCTCACGCCGAAGCTGCGCTGGCGCAACGACGACATGCTGGCCGTCACGGACTACCCGCGCATCGTCAACGGCATGGTGACGTATCAGGTCGTCCGCAACGGCGAACTGGTCGCGGCCCAGGACGGCTTCGTGAACGTCACCTTGACGCTGGAGCGGCGGCGCACGGACGACGGCAACTGACAGCCGGCCGGGCAGACCCACCCGGCCGGACGGTTCCGTCCGACCGGACGGCCCCTAGGGCCTTTCCGAACATGACCCATCGGTCGGGCGCTGAGCCGCCTCGCCCGTGCGGCGGTTCACAGCTGCTCGGGCTGATGCTGCGTCAGGCCGTACTTCTGGGCGATCGGGTTCCAGATGCCCGCCGCCTCCTGCTTGGCCTTGGTCGCGTCGCCGCTGGCCGCGTTGCCCTGCCCGGCTTCCTTGCCGCCCTTGGGGTGGCCGTCGTCGCAGCCCTTCTTGCCGGCCGCCTCGTCGGCCCAGGCCGCGTAGTGGTTGTCCGCGGCGGCCGAGGACTGCCAGGCCTTGGTGAGCGCGGCGGTCAGCTGGGCGCTGTTCGGGATCTTGTCGACGGGGAGCTGCTGGAGGCGGGTGACCAGGTCGTTGCGCTGGCCGGCGGCGGACCGCAGGTCCTTGGCCGCACCGTCGAGATTGCTGCAGCTCTTGATGTTCTGCACCGCGCCGATCACCGAGGAGCGGCTGTTGTTGCTGTCGCCGAGCAGCGCGTCCAGCCCCTTGGCCTGGGCCTCGGCCGGGTCGCCGGTCGCCTTGGACCCGTTGTCCTTCGCCGACTTGGCGGTGCTCGTGCCCGGGTCCCGCTTCGTGCCGGGGTCGTCGCCGCTGCCGCTGCTCAGCGCCCAGCCGAGGCCGAGTCCGGCGCCCGCGAGCGCCACGACGATCACGCCGATGATCACGGCAGGGGGGAGCTTGCCACGTCCTCGGCCGCCGCCGTCCTCGTAGGCCGCGGGCTGGTCGAGGCCGCCACCGGGCGGGAACTGCCGGCCGTAGCCGCTCTGTTGGCCGTACGCGGGGCGGCCGGGGTCCTCGAAGCGCGGCAGCTGCGCGGTGGAGTCCGGTGCGGGGACGGCGCCCGGCGCGGCCGGCTCGGCGCGGAACAGGCCCTCGAACTCGGCGGGCGTCGCGCGGTTGCCGGGGGCACCGGGCGCGCCGGGGGCGGTGGCGTACGCGGCGGCACCGGACTGCGGGGCGGGCATGCCGCCGCCGACCGGCGGGAGCAGCTGGGTGGCCTCCGCAGCGTCCGCGGGCGCCGCGCCGGGCATCGGCTGGAACTGCGGCAGCGGCTGCCCCTGCGCCGGGCCCTGGTTCTGCCGGACCGGCCGCAGCAGCTGGGTGGACTCGCCGGCCGCCTCGGGCGGCAGCGGGGCGGCACCGGGGGCGCCGGAGGGGCCGCCGGTGACGGGGGGAAGGACGGTGGTCGCCTCGTTGGCGGCGGGGGGCAGCGGCGCACCGGCCTGCCGGGTCGCGCGGACCAGCTCACCGGAGGCGGCCGACGGGTTCGCGGCCTGCGGCCCGAACGGGTCCGGATGCTGCGGGTACTGCTGGGCCGGGGGCTGGGCGGCGGACGGGCCGCTCTCGGGCGGCAGGGCGCCGAACGGGGCCGCGGGGGCGCCGGGCGCGCCCTGGTCGGCGGACGCCGGCTGCGAGTCCTGCGCGCCGAAGGGTATGAGGGCGGTCGCCTCGGCGTCCGCGGCGGCGGGCGGCAGCGGCGCGCCGGCGTGCTGGGCGGCGGGCGCCGGAGCCGGCTGCCCGGGCGCCTGCGGCGGCGTTGCGGGCGGCGCGCTCGGCATGGGCGGCAGCGGCTGCTGCCCCTGCGGGAATCCCTGGCTCTGCGGCGGCAGGGAGGCGGCGGGCTGCTGCTGCGCCTCCGGGAGCGGGGCCGACGCCGGGGCGGCCGGGTGCAGTCCCGGGGACGGGGCGGAGGGGAAACCGTGCCCCGGCGCCTGTCCGTACGGCTGCGGCTGCCCCTGCTCGTATCCCGGCTGCCGCGCGGGCGGCTGCCCGGGACCCCAGGGCTGGCCCCACGGCTGGCCGGCCGGCGGCGCGGCCTGCTGGTCGGGCGCCCACGCGTCGCCGCCACTCGCGGGCAGCACTACGCCCTCTCTGGCCGGGCCGGCCGCAGGATTCTGCGGGTCGTGACCCTGTCCGCTCTGCGTCACCGGGACTCCTACCATCGTGCAGACCTACGGGATCGTCGGCTGCACGCTACCGGTTCGCAGCGACGTTCGACCATGTGTCCAGGTCACCACCCCCTCCGTCCCCACGGGCGCCGCCCGGGCGCGCCGTCCGCAGACGGGGCGGGCCGGAATCCCGGTCCGCCCCCGCAGCGGAGGGCCGAACGCGCCTCGCGTCCCCTCCTCCTCTCCGTCCTGTTCCTCGTGTCTCCGCTCTCTTCTCCGGCGCTCCTGAGGCGTTGCTCACGCCGCCGCGGCGCGCAGTTCCATCCGTGCGGCGAATTCCCTTACGACGGGTTCGTCCTGATACGGCTCCAGGCGCTGCTGGAAGTCGTCCAGATATTCGGCGCCCCGGTCCGAGCGCAGCCCGGTCAGCAGCTCCACCGCCTGCGTGCCCGTGTGGCATGCCTGCTCGATCTCGCGCTGCTGCACCTGGGCGCTGGCCAGCAGCACCATCCCGATGGCCCGCCGCCGCGCACGGTCCGCCGGATGGCCGTCCAGCGCCTCCTTGGCCCGCTGCCCGGCGGGCCCCGGCTGCCCCAAATCCCGGTGGCAGTGGGCCAGTTCGTCCGCCAGATACGCCCGGTCGAAGTGCCCGATCCAGTCCGGGTCGTCGCCAGTGCCGGCGGTCGCCTCGGCGCGCTCCATCGCGGACAGCGCCCGGCCGGCCACCGTCTGGAAGGCCCGGCCGTCGCCCAGCAGGGCGTGCCCGCGGGCCTCGGCCGCGCAGAACATCGCCTCCGCCCGGGGGGTGACCTGCCCCCGCGCGCCCTCCTGGGCGGCCCGCGCGAGCTGTGCGATCTCCCGCGGGTTGCCCAGCGACGCGGCCAGATGACTCATGCTGGCGGCGAGCACATAGCCGCCGTAGCCGCGGTCGCCGGCCGCCTGCGCCAGCCGCAGCGCCTGGATGTAGTAGCGCTGCGCCAGGCCCGGTTGGCCGGTGTCGACGGCCATGTAGCCGCCCAGTTCCGTCAACCGCGCGACGGCCGCGAAGAGTTCCCGCCCGACCGCCTCGCGGTACGAGCCCGCCAGCAGGCCGGAGACGACGCTGTTGAGGTAGTGCACGACGACCGGGCGGACGTGCCCGGCGCCGAAGCGGTGGTCGAGTTCACTGAGCGCCGTGGTCATGGCACGCACCGCCGCGACGTCCGAAACGCCCACTCTGGCACCGGCGTTGCGGGCGACCTGGGTGTCCGCCCCGGTGATCAGCCAGTCCCGGCTGGGCTCCACGAGCGCGGAGGCCGCGACCGTCGAGCCGCTGAGGAAGTCCCGGCGCCCGACGTCGCTGCGCCACAGCTCGCAGACCTGCTCGATGGCCCCGAGGACGGTCGGCGAGAACTGAAGTCCCACCCCGGACGCGAGGTTCTTGCCGTCGGCCATCCCGATCTCGTCGATGGTGACCGTACGTCCCAGTTTGCGGCCGAGTGCCTCCGCGATGACGGCCGGGGCGCGGCCCCGTGGCTGTTGCCCGCGCAGCCAACGGGCCACGGAGGTCTTGTCGTAGCGCAGATCGAGACCGTGTTCCGCGCCGCACATGTTGACGCGGCGAGCCAGCCCCGCGTTGGAGCAGGCGGCTTCCTGGATGAGCGCTTGCAGCCGCTCATTGGGCTGGCGCGCGACGAGTGGCCTGGCGGCCATGTGGTACCCCCTGTACTGCTGTTACTGCTGCGCGTTCACCGGCGAACGCCGTTCCCCGCGATCAATTCCCCGTACATATCCTGGATATCCGAGACATCCTGGATATGCGGGGTACGAACCAGGGCCATGCGCTTTGCAGCGGATGCACGGGATACGAGCGTTATGCGCGAAGCCCGTGCGCCGTCGAGCGAAGTCCCACGGCCGAAGTTCCGAGGTGCGAGGCGCTGATCCACGAGAGGGGAAGGCGTGCGGTGTCCGTGCACCGGTCGCGGCGCCGCGGCGCAGAGCTCCCCTTTTGCCCGCGGGCTGCCGCCGGGCGGCCTCTCCGCCCGTCATGCAGGTGGCTACCCGCTCCCCGGCCCCCGGCCGCACACGCGCCCCCATCGGTGCATCCATGCGCCCCACGTGCCAGAACGATGCGCCGGGGCTGTCACCCGTTCGGCCGTAACCGTTGGTGACACGGGCAGTTGTCATCTGCGTGGAAGAGACCATCGGAGTCACAGGAGCCTCGCAGATCCCCAAGCAGCGCGGCGAGCAGCTGCTCGACACTGCGGTGCGTTACGCGGAAGAACGCCACTGGGACGTGTTCCCCGGCGCATGGCTGGAGCACGACGGCGAGACGCCGCGCTGCTCGTGCGACGCCGCCGGCTGCGGCTCGCCCGGCGCCCATCCGACCGCGCCCGGCTGGGCCGGCCAGGCCAGCGGCACCGCGTCCGCCGTCCGCCGTATGTGGAGCAAGCAGCCGCGCGCGTCGATCCTGCTGCCCACGGGCCGGACGTTCGAGGCGCTCGACGTTCCCGAGACCGCCGGGTGCCTGGCGCTGGCCCGTATGGAGCGGATGGGGCTGACCCTCGGCCCGGTGACCCGCACCCCCGACCGCCGGATGCTCTTCCTCGTACTGCCCGGCGCCGCGGCGAAGGTGCCCGACATGGTGCGGAACCTGGGCTGGGCACCGGCCGCCCTGGACCTGATCTGCCGCGGCGAGGGCGAGTACATCGCAGCCCCGCCGACCCGCATGGGGCCGCACGGCTCGGTGCAGTGGGCGCGCCGCCCCACCGCCAGCAACCGCTGGCTGCCCGACGCGGAGGAGCTGATCAGCCCGCTGGCGTACGCCTGCGCGCGGGATGCGGCGGCGGCCCGGAGCCGCTGATCCACAGCCCCCGTCGGGGTGTCGGAGCCTGCCCGTATCGTGGACACGGACGGGGGTCACGACCGGGCCCCTGCGCGGGGACGTCGAAGGGCAGGCCGTGGCCAGCGAACCGGAAGAAATGCACGAACGGGACGGGTCGGTCACGACCCCGGGCAGCGTCGCGGGCGGCCCGCCCGCCGTCCGCATCGAGGGCCTGTGGAAGAAGTTCGGCGAGCAGACCGCCGTCCACGGCATCGATCTGACGCTGCCGGCGGGCCACTTCATCGGCCTGGTCGGCCCCAACGGCGCGGGCAAGACCACCACCCTGTCCATGGTGACGGGCCTGCTGCGGCCGGACTCCGGGCTGGTCGAGATCGGCGGGCACGACGTCTGGCGCGACCCGGTGGCCGTGAAGTCCCGGATCGGCGTCCTGCCCGAGGGGCTGCGCCTCTTCGAGCGGCTGTCGGGCCGCGAACTCCTCGGCTACATAGGCAGGTTGCGCGGCCTTCCGGGGAACGAGGTGGACAAGCGGGCCGACCAGCTGCTGGACGTCCTCGACCTGTCCGGCTCGCAGCACAAGCTCGTCGTGGACTACTCCACGGGTATGCGCAAGAAGATCGGGCTGGCCGCAGCCCTGCTGCACAACCCCGAAATCCTCTTCCTGGACGAGCCGTTCGAAGGTGTCGACCCGGTGTCGGCGCAGACCATCCGCGGCGTCCTGGAGCGCTACACCTCCTCCGGGGCGACGGTGATCTTCTCCAGCCATGTGATGGAGCTGGTCGAGTCCCTGTGTGACTGGGTCGCGGTGATGGCCGCCGGGCGCATCCGGGCACAGGGGTCCATCGCCGAAGTGCGCGGCGACGCACCCTCGTTGCAGAACGCCTTCCTGGAGCTGGTCGGCGCGAACCGCGGCGCCGGGAAGAACCTCGACTGGCTGGGCGGCGGCGCCCGATGAGCACCGCAGCCGCCCCCGCCCCCGCGTCGCCGACCGCCGTCTTCATACGGCTCAAGCTGACGCTGCTGCGCAACGGCCTGCGCCAGTCCGCCGGGCGCACCGCCGCGTATGTCATCTCCTTCGTCGGCGCGCTGGTGTTCGCCGCCGGTCTCGTGGTCGGGCTGATCGCGCTGCGCGGCAACGCCCATGCCGGCGCGCTCACCGTCCTGCTCACCGGGATCCTCACCCTCGCCTGGGCGGTGATGCCGCTGTTCTTCCCCTCGGGTGACGAGACCCTCGACCCGACCCGGCTGGTCATGCTGCCGCTGCGACCGCGCCCGCTGGTCCGCTCGCTGCTGGTGGCGTCCCTGGTCGGCGTCGGCCCGCTCTTCACGCTCGCGCTGGTCACCGGCTCGGTCGTCTCGGTCGCGCACGGCGCGGCCGGCGCGGCCGTCGGCGTACTGGCCGTCGTCCTGGTGGTACTGGTCTGCGTCACCCTGGCGCGGGCCGTCGCCACCGCCTCGGTGCGGCTGCTGACCAGCCGCCGGGGCCGCGATCTCGCCGTGCTCAGCGGCCTGTTCATCGCGATCGGCGCCCAGGCCGTCAACCTCGCCGCCCGCCGACTGGGCAGCCCGGACGGCCTGTCCATGCTGGAACCGCTGGGCAACGTCCTGCGCTGGGTGCCGCCCGCCTCCGCGATCAGCGCGGTCGACGACGCCGGCCACGCCGCCTACGGGCGCGCTGCGGCCGGCCTCGCCCTGACCGTGGCGGCCCTGGCCCTGCTCCTGTGGTGGTGGCAGCGCACACTGACGACCCTGATGACGGCGCCGGACTCCTCCACCCTCCAGACCGCGGACAAGGACGGCGCCCGCCGCTCCGGCAGCGGGGAGCGCGGCCTCGCGCGGCTACTGCCCGGCGGCCGTACGGGCACGGTCATGCTGCGTTCGCTGCGCTACGCCTGGCGCGACCCGAAGTCGAAGATGTCCTGGGCGTCGGCGCTCGGCTTCGGCCTGCTGGTTCCCGTCATCTCGGCCGTCCAGGGCAACGGCAGCATCTACACCGCCTTCTCGTCGTCCGCGCTGCTCGGGATGATGATGTACAACCAGTTCGGGCAGGACACCTCGGCGTTCTGGATGGTGGCCTCGACGATCTCCAGTGCGCGGGACGCCCATCAGGAACTGCGGGCCCGCGCGCTGACGCTGGCGCTCGTGGCCGTCCCATACGTCACCCTGGTCGTGCTCGGCACCGCGGCCCTCGTCGGCCCCTGGTCGGCCTTCCCGCAGGTCTACGGCCTCTCACTGGCCCTCCTGGGCGCTCTGCTGGCCACGGGAGCGATGGCCTCGGCGCTCTTCCCGTACTCGATCCCCTCGGAGGGCAACAAGAACGTCGCGCCCGGCCAGGCCGGCATCGCCTGGATCAGCCTCTTCGGCGGCTTCCTGACGGCCGCCGTGCTGTGCCTCCCGGTGATCGCGCTGACCGTCTGGCTCCATATAGCGGGCATGCAGAGCCTGTTGTGGGTCCTGCTGCCGGCCGGCGCGGTGTACGGGCTCGGCATCGCGGCCCTGGGGCTGCGCCTGGCCGCTCCCCGGGTGGTGGCCCGGCTCCCGGAGATCCTGGCGGCGGTCAGCAAGGGGTGAGGCTGCGGGCGCTCAGGCGCCTGCTCCTCGTTCTCCTTGGTCTGCTTGTTGACCTTGGTCTCCTTGGCCTGCTTGTTCTGCTTGTTCTGCTTGTTCTGCTTGTTGTCCTTCGTTCTCCCTGACATCAAGTTCGGTTGAGGCCCCTGGGGTTCGGGGTGTCGGCAGGCCGACCCGGCCGGCACCCCCATCCGCCCACGTCCCGGGACTTCGGCCAGGTCTCCTGGCGTTGGATCTTCCTCATCAACGTCCCGATCGGCATCAACGTCCCGATCTGCCTGACCGCCCTCCCCCCCCAGACTCCCGCCGCTTCCCGCGGGACACCCCGCAGCCCACCCGCCGGCCGGACGTGCCCGGTCTGCTCACCCTCTCCCTGGGCCTCGCGCTGTTGATCTGCCTCACCCTCGTACGTGGTGCTGCTCTCCCCCCACCCCCGAACCCACCCCCCGCCCCCTCCCCCGAAGAGGGAGAGGGGGAGGGGGCGGGGGAAGCGCCAGTCCCGGCCGCCGCCCCGCCGACCCCCAGCTCACGGGCTTTGCCGGGAAGTTATCCACAGGGTTCACCGGCCGACGTGCGGGAGCTGTAGCGTCGTGGCGACAACACGAACGAGGGGTGGTGGGGGCGGTGCTGCGCGCCGGAATCGTGCTGGTGACGGGATGGTTGGCGGTGCTCTTCGCCGCTGGGGCAGTGCACGCCGCGCCCGTTGCGTCGGACACCCCGACCCAAGCCGCCTATCTCGCCCAGCAGCTCCGGAACAATCCGGTCTATATCAGCGACGAACTGCCCCGCGTGGTGCCACGTTCGACGGCACCCGCCTTCGCCAAGGAGGCCCGGCGGCTCGGCGTTCCCACGTACGTGGTCATCCTCCCCTACACCTCCGTCGGCGCCCTGGATTCCGGTCTGCTCGCCCAGATCCACGACCGGCTGGGGCGCAAGGGGCTGTATGTCTCCGTGTCCGAGCTGGGTTTGGACAACGTCCAGGCGTACGGCGTGAGCGTGCCTGGTGCCGACGACGCCCGCACGGCCACGATGTACGAAATGCCTCATGACGCCACGCCCCGCGAATCGTTCCAGCGCTTCGTCGACGTGCTCACCTCGGGGCAGGCGCATGAACGCGCCGAGAAGGGCCGGGACGAATACGGCGGGGCGTACAACTCTCACGAGCCGCCCAAGTTGCACACCGACTCGGTCGACCGTCAGAACCAGAGCTTTCTCACCGGCACCGTGGTCGCCGGAGTACCGCTCGCCGCGCTGCTGATCTCGAACTATGCGATGCGTCGCCGCCGCGCCAGCCGCGCCGACGGTCCGACCGGACCCGGTGGATCCAGTGGTTCCAGCGGCTCCGGCAGTTCCGGCGACCCCGGCGGCGCCGACCGCGGGAAGAAGTACGCCGCCACCAAGTCACCCGGCACGAAGGTGAGTTCCGCCAAGGCGGGCGAGCCGAAGAATGCCGGTGCCGCCAAGGCCGGCGCTACGACACGAGGCACCACCAAGACCGGCAACACGAAACCCAGCAGCACGAAACCCAGAAGCAGGAAGCCCAGCGCCCCCAAGGCCGTCAGTCGCCCCGGCCACACCGCCTCCCGCCCTCGCAAGCGGTCCTTCGCACCTGAGCG
This window encodes:
- a CDS encoding transporter; this translates as MSTAAAPAPASPTAVFIRLKLTLLRNGLRQSAGRTAAYVISFVGALVFAAGLVVGLIALRGNAHAGALTVLLTGILTLAWAVMPLFFPSGDETLDPTRLVMLPLRPRPLVRSLLVASLVGVGPLFTLALVTGSVVSVAHGAAGAAVGVLAVVLVVLVCVTLARAVATASVRLLTSRRGRDLAVLSGLFIAIGAQAVNLAARRLGSPDGLSMLEPLGNVLRWVPPASAISAVDDAGHAAYGRAAAGLALTVAALALLLWWWQRTLTTLMTAPDSSTLQTADKDGARRSGSGERGLARLLPGGRTGTVMLRSLRYAWRDPKSKMSWASALGFGLLVPVISAVQGNGSIYTAFSSSALLGMMMYNQFGQDTSAFWMVASTISSARDAHQELRARALTLALVAVPYVTLVVLGTAALVGPWSAFPQVYGLSLALLGALLATGAMASALFPYSIPSEGNKNVAPGQAGIAWISLFGGFLTAAVLCLPVIALTVWLHIAGMQSLLWVLLPAGAVYGLGIAALGLRLAAPRVVARLPEILAAVSKG